TGCTGGGCCTGCCGCTGCCGGCCTTCGTCGGCACCACGCTGGGCATGGTGTCCGACACCGCCGCGCCGATGGCGCTCATCGTGCTGGGCATGGGGCTGGCCCAGTACAGCGTGCGCGCAGGCATCCGCGTGGCGGGAGCGATCTCCGCGATCAAGCTGGTGGTGCAGCCGCTGGTGGTATGGCTCATCGCGTTCGGCCTGGGGCTGCCGCCCATGGAAACGCAGGTGGTGGTGTTGCTGGCGTCGATCGCGGTGGGCGTCAACGTCTACATGATGGCGCTGCAGTTCAAGGTGCTGGAGGGCGAGGTGGCGGGCAGCCTGGTGCTGTCCACGCTGTGCTCCGCGGTCACCACGCCGGTGCTGATGGCCTTGACCATGCGCTGACGGACGTCAGCCCTTGCCGCCCTCCGCCGGCCCGAGCGGTGCGAGGCGGCGCAGGCGCAGCGCGATGCCCAGCACCGCCGCAGTGCACAGCCCGAGGATGGCCACGACCGCCGTCCAGCGGCCGTCGTACCAGGCGATGCCCGACAGGCTGCCGATGCTGCTGCTGCCCAGGTAGTAGCAACACAGATACACGGCGGCGCCCAGGGCGCGCCGTTCCTGCGCCCGGCGCCCGACCCAGCCGCTGGCGAGCGAGTGGGTGGCGAAAAAGCCGAAGGTGAAGACCGCCACCCCGGCGATGATGACGGCGAGCGTGTCCGACAGCGTCAGCAGCAGGCCGCCGAGCATGATCGCCACCATGATCCACTGCACGTTGCGGCGGCCGTGGCGGTCGGCCAGCAGTCCCGCCCACGCCGACGCCCAGGTGCCCACGACGTAGAGCAGGAAGATCGCGCCGATCGCGCTCTGGCTCAGCCCGAAGGGTGCGTCGCCGAGGCGGAAGCCGAGGTAGTTGTAGAGGCCGATGAAGGCCCCCATGGCGAGAAAGGCGGTGAGGAACAGCCAGGGCAGGCCGGCATCGGCGAACAGGTCGCGCGCGTCGCGGACGATGCGGCCGATCGACGCCGCGCGCGGCCTGAAATGGCGCGATGGCGGCAGCCGGCGCCAGAACACCGCCGCGGCGATCACGCCCAGCACGCCCAGCACCGCCAGGGCGACGCGCCACGACCCCCATTCCGTGAGCAGCGCCGCGAGTACGCGGCCGCTCATGCCGCCCAGCGCGTTGCCGGCAATGTAGAGGCCCATGGCGCGCCCCTGCGCGTTCGGTGCCACTTCTTCGCCGAGATAGGCCATCGCCGCCGCCGGCAGGCCGGCGAGCGTTGCGCCCAGCAGCGCGCGCAGCACCAGCAACTGGCCGAAA
This DNA window, taken from Thauera sp. K11, encodes the following:
- a CDS encoding MFS transporter encodes the protein MAGTPAFQRANLAMFVGGFATFALLYGTQPMLPLFAASFGVNPASASLTVSAGTAALALALIPASVLADRVGRQPVMKGALALAAVLSICCALVSDFGQLLVLRALLGATLAGLPAAAMAYLGEEVAPNAQGRAMGLYIAGNALGGMSGRVLAALLTEWGSWRVALAVLGVLGVIAAAVFWRRLPPSRHFRPRAASIGRIVRDARDLFADAGLPWLFLTAFLAMGAFIGLYNYLGFRLGDAPFGLSQSAIGAIFLLYVVGTWASAWAGLLADRHGRRNVQWIMVAIMLGGLLLTLSDTLAVIIAGVAVFTFGFFATHSLASGWVGRRAQERRALGAAVYLCCYYLGSSSIGSLSGIAWYDGRWTAVVAILGLCTAAVLGIALRLRRLAPLGPAEGGKG